In one window of Poriferisphaera corsica DNA:
- a CDS encoding TetR/AcrR family transcriptional regulator — protein MSTKPQNININQDGSPTGGARETILDAAEQLFAEKGFSATSMANIAKESGTSKPLIHHHFGSKRGLYDAARERLVGQLPSFEVGEKGDNEGTAEALVGNGLRTLTAFLKAHHRLIRITAWAHLEGGDGEGLTIEQTLIFSLVTERIREAQDAGIVRKDIPPAAMMLMLGGMVYFYHEYQGMFRELLSGENEQSKEAVDDAYLDQMIRMAAAGIDLNNMNNLQKEFE, from the coding sequence ATGTCTACAAAACCACAAAACATCAACATAAATCAAGATGGATCGCCTACTGGTGGCGCACGCGAGACGATATTGGACGCAGCAGAGCAACTATTTGCTGAAAAAGGATTTAGCGCGACTTCCATGGCAAATATTGCTAAAGAATCAGGGACAAGTAAACCTTTGATCCACCATCATTTTGGATCAAAACGTGGACTGTACGATGCGGCGAGAGAGCGGCTAGTGGGGCAGTTACCAAGCTTTGAGGTGGGTGAAAAGGGAGATAATGAAGGGACAGCCGAGGCGCTGGTGGGTAATGGGCTTCGGACATTGACAGCGTTTTTGAAAGCTCATCACAGATTAATCCGGATCACGGCGTGGGCACATCTGGAAGGAGGTGATGGTGAGGGATTGACGATCGAACAGACGTTGATATTTAGCTTGGTAACAGAGCGGATTCGGGAAGCGCAGGATGCGGGCATTGTGCGTAAAGATATCCCGCCAGCGGCGATGATGTTGATGTTGGGAGGAATGGTCTATTTTTATCACGAGTATCAGGGGATGTTTCGTGAGCTACTGAGTGGTGAAAACGAACAGAGCAAAGAGGCGGTGGATGATGCTTATTTGGATCAGATGATCCGGATGGCGGCTGCGGGGATTGATTTGAATAATATGAATAATCTCCAGAAGGAGTTTGAGTGA
- a CDS encoding PEP-CTERM sorting domain-containing protein, with amino-acid sequence MNFAKTFFAGAAIACVAGSASAATIVEYSTVAGTSISANSNTAAEVSADDLVAGSGLTAQFFSTFNHTDWDPASTTFEAAVAANDYWSWGFDVSDAVKIDLTEMNIRLDRSGTGPDDVEIRAYVNGSTAGVSLFTYDYNDGKNGVTTTGIDLSGIGALTQGDSVEFVLAAFNSEASTGSFDLETVTWPGGTDSIQLVGDISAVPEPASLALLGLGGLAMLRRRK; translated from the coding sequence ATGAATTTTGCAAAGACTTTTTTTGCTGGCGCTGCGATTGCATGCGTAGCAGGTAGCGCCTCGGCTGCGACCATTGTTGAATATTCAACGGTTGCAGGCACAAGCATTTCCGCAAACTCAAACACTGCTGCTGAAGTTTCGGCCGACGACTTGGTGGCTGGCTCTGGCTTGACCGCACAGTTCTTCAGCACATTCAACCACACTGACTGGGATCCAGCTAGCACAACTTTTGAAGCTGCTGTTGCTGCTAATGATTACTGGTCATGGGGCTTTGATGTCAGTGATGCAGTCAAGATTGATTTGACTGAGATGAACATTCGTCTTGACCGTTCGGGCACAGGTCCGGATGACGTTGAGATTCGTGCCTACGTCAACGGTAGCACGGCTGGTGTGAGTTTGTTCACTTATGACTACAATGATGGGAAAAATGGTGTCACCACTACTGGTATCGATCTTTCTGGTATCGGCGCGCTGACACAGGGCGATTCGGTTGAATTTGTACTCGCAGCATTCAACTCGGAAGCAAGCACAGGTTCATTTGACCTTGAGACAGTGACATGGCCAGGCGGTACTGATTCGATTCAGCTCGTTGGCGATATCAGTGCTGTTCCAGAACCAGCGTCATTGGCTTTGTTGGGTCTTGGTGGCCTTGCAATGCTTCGTCGTCGAAAATAA